A stretch of the Proteus sp. ZN5 genome encodes the following:
- the fixA gene encoding putative electron transfer flavoprotein FixA — MKLIACCKVVHDEQDITTRPDRTLATDNAGLKISLYDLNAVETAVEIASTLGDSTVTALSVGTSAMVENAKIKKDILSRGPDALTLVADDACSALYSTDTANIIAQAAQKVGFDLLVFGEGSGDLYAQQTGLAVGEYLGLPCVNAVNKITVEGDKIIVERDLENITEELELTLPAVVCVTSSINTPKLPSMKAILAANKKPVEKLGLGDIGVDISALTVVQTQVCAPEQTDRLGIILEGDSDENIATFAEHLRQAVNQ, encoded by the coding sequence ATGAAACTTATTGCCTGCTGTAAGGTTGTTCATGACGAACAAGACATCACAACACGGCCTGATCGTACACTCGCAACCGATAATGCGGGTTTAAAAATTAGTTTGTATGACTTGAATGCTGTTGAAACCGCAGTAGAAATTGCCTCTACCCTTGGTGATAGCACCGTAACCGCATTAAGTGTGGGTACAAGTGCAATGGTTGAAAACGCGAAGATCAAAAAAGATATTTTATCGCGTGGTCCTGATGCATTAACACTGGTTGCTGATGATGCATGTAGCGCTCTTTATTCAACGGATACTGCCAATATTATTGCGCAAGCGGCACAAAAAGTTGGTTTTGACTTATTAGTTTTCGGTGAAGGTTCTGGTGACTTATACGCTCAACAAACAGGTTTAGCGGTAGGTGAATATTTAGGTTTACCTTGTGTCAACGCAGTAAACAAAATCACCGTTGAAGGTGACAAAATCATTGTTGAACGTGACTTAGAAAATATCACGGAAGAACTAGAGCTGACATTACCTGCCGTTGTGTGTGTCACTTCAAGTATTAACACCCCAAAACTCCCTTCAATGAAAGCCATTTTAGCAGCGAATAAAAAGCCTGTTGAAAAACTGGGTTTGGGCGATATCGGTGTTGATATTTCTGCTCTGACTGTTGTGCAAACACAAGTATGCGCACCAGAACAGACTGATCGCCTTGGCATTATTTTAGAAGGTGATTCAGATGAAAATATTGCCACTTTTGCTGAACATTTACGCCAAGCGGTTAATCAATAA